The following proteins come from a genomic window of Corallococcus sp. NCRR:
- a CDS encoding phytoene desaturase family protein: protein MADTWYDAVVVGAGFGGLGTALELCRRGARVALCEGLNYPGGCASTFRRGGFAFESGATLFSGFGEHQLFGRWIREHALDVTVDWLDPLVELRTPGMRLPVHRDRERLIAELCALPGAPVQGVRRFFELQGQVAGALWPLFDDPDLLPPLNLKTLMRHAGRAWSYAPLTRWLGRPLGAVLARHGLEGFTPLRTYLDALCQITVQCSAAEAEAPFAFAAMDYYWRGTGHVRGGIGRLATALTKAITARGGDVLMANRVRAVTPVDGGWRVTARRGELLARHVVANTLPQGLRTLLDVPVGRMPRVDALAERVDDGWGAAMLYLVVRPPEGDSGAAHHFELVRDEQAPFIEGNHLFASVSGASDEGRARPGQRTVTVSTHVSLKKLAGMAPEEQAVYFAGLHARMRENLDALLPEWTAHVVHAMTGSPRTFQRFTLREAGAVGGVPRRAGLDNYRILGPFQAQRGVWLVGDSVFPGQSTLATAVGGVRTAASIAAAR, encoded by the coding sequence ATGGCGGACACCTGGTACGACGCGGTGGTGGTGGGCGCGGGCTTTGGCGGCCTGGGCACGGCGCTGGAGTTGTGCCGCCGGGGCGCCCGCGTGGCGCTGTGCGAAGGGCTCAACTACCCGGGCGGCTGCGCGAGCACCTTCCGGCGCGGAGGTTTCGCCTTCGAGTCCGGCGCCACGCTGTTCTCCGGCTTCGGTGAGCATCAGCTCTTCGGCCGGTGGATCCGCGAGCATGCGCTGGACGTGACGGTGGACTGGTTGGATCCCCTGGTGGAGCTGCGGACCCCGGGGATGCGGCTGCCGGTGCACCGGGACCGGGAGCGGCTCATCGCGGAGCTCTGCGCGTTGCCCGGCGCGCCCGTGCAGGGCGTGCGGCGCTTCTTCGAGTTGCAGGGACAGGTGGCCGGTGCGCTGTGGCCCTTGTTCGATGACCCGGACCTGTTGCCGCCGTTGAACCTGAAGACGCTGATGCGGCACGCGGGGCGCGCATGGTCGTACGCGCCGCTGACGCGGTGGCTGGGCCGCCCGTTGGGCGCGGTGCTCGCGCGGCATGGGTTGGAGGGCTTCACGCCGCTGCGCACCTACCTGGATGCGCTCTGTCAGATAACAGTGCAGTGCTCCGCGGCGGAGGCGGAGGCGCCGTTCGCGTTCGCGGCGATGGACTACTACTGGCGCGGCACGGGCCATGTGCGGGGCGGCATCGGACGGTTGGCGACGGCGCTGACGAAGGCCATCACCGCGCGGGGCGGCGACGTGCTCATGGCGAACCGGGTGCGCGCGGTGACGCCGGTGGATGGGGGCTGGAGGGTGACGGCGCGCAGGGGTGAGCTGCTCGCGCGGCATGTGGTGGCCAACACGTTGCCGCAAGGGCTGCGCACGCTGCTGGATGTCCCGGTGGGCCGGATGCCCCGGGTGGATGCGCTCGCGGAGCGCGTGGACGACGGCTGGGGCGCGGCGATGCTGTACCTCGTGGTGCGGCCTCCCGAGGGTGACTCCGGCGCCGCGCATCACTTCGAGCTGGTGCGCGACGAGCAGGCCCCCTTCATCGAAGGCAACCACCTCTTCGCCTCCGTGAGCGGGGCTTCGGACGAAGGCCGGGCGCGGCCGGGACAGCGCACGGTGACGGTGTCCACGCATGTGTCGTTGAAGAAGCTCGCGGGCATGGCGCCGGAGGAACAGGCGGTGTACTTCGCCGGGCTCCATGCGCGGATGCGCGAGAACCTGGACGCGCTGCTTCCGGAGTGGACGGCCCACGTGGTGCACGCCATGACGGGCTCGCCGCGCACGTTCCAGCGCTTCACGCTGCGGGAGGCCGGCGCGGTGGGCGGAGTGCCCCGGCGCGCGGGATTGGACAATTACCGCATCCTGGGACCGTTCCAGGCGCAGCGCGGCGTGTGGCTGGTGGGGGACTCCGTGTTCCCGGGTCAGAGCACCCTGGCCACCGCGGTGGGTGGCGTGCGCACCGCGGCAAGCATCGCCGCGGCGCGCTGA
- a CDS encoding energy transducer TonB, with the protein MFESVIERRGVRSGRFGTGAWVSIGVHAGLLGLVFFISGRPPETVEKPLGDLVFRPPTIQLGTKQAAQPAPATTAPAPKPKPKPRTDRIPLNPKPLPADLPEAKPEPTTIADAAATPDATGTGEPGPVGDPNGDPDSTSPIGTIAVAGLLPAAPTGTDVLPFQGGMTPPKMLSGAQFSYTDEARRAGVEGMIIAKCVITTEGRVRDCRIIRGLPFMDDAVLDALSSRQYQPLMFQGRPVNVSYTFNIKLKLPR; encoded by the coding sequence ATGTTTGAGTCGGTCATCGAACGGCGGGGAGTGCGCTCGGGACGGTTCGGCACGGGCGCGTGGGTGTCCATCGGCGTGCACGCGGGGCTCCTGGGTCTGGTGTTCTTCATCTCCGGCCGCCCGCCCGAGACCGTGGAGAAGCCGCTCGGGGACCTCGTCTTCCGTCCGCCCACCATCCAGTTGGGGACGAAGCAGGCCGCGCAGCCGGCACCGGCCACCACCGCACCGGCCCCGAAGCCGAAGCCCAAGCCGCGCACGGACCGCATCCCGCTGAACCCGAAGCCGCTGCCCGCGGATCTCCCGGAGGCGAAGCCGGAGCCGACGACGATCGCGGACGCGGCGGCCACCCCCGACGCGACAGGCACGGGCGAGCCGGGCCCGGTGGGCGACCCGAACGGAGATCCGGACAGCACCAGCCCCATCGGCACGATCGCGGTGGCGGGCCTCCTGCCGGCCGCGCCCACGGGCACGGACGTGCTGCCCTTCCAGGGCGGGATGACGCCCCCGAAGATGCTCAGCGGCGCGCAGTTCAGCTACACGGACGAGGCGCGGCGCGCGGGCGTGGAGGGGATGATCATCGCGAAGTGCGTCATCACCACGGAGGGCCGCGTGCGCGACTGCCGCATCATCCGGGGCCTGCCGTTCATGGATGACGCGGTGCTGGACGCGCTCTCCTCGCGTCAGTACCAGCCGCTGATGTTCCAGGGCCGTCCGGTGAACGTGTCGTACACGTTCAACATCAAGCTGAAGCTCCCGCGGTAG
- the eutB gene encoding ethanolamine ammonia-lyase subunit EutB has translation MNVRVPGVLPHEDVLDYVQRLRGGFDARLYQQVLGAANAFKEGDEAIGVAAADEDSRRNARTLLSRTRLDDLHAHPPFEDRLYVFNLEAWDAARWKRVADWTLGKLKNFLLTAPESQVHDVLDGLPSDVIACVVKLMSDAELKTVGGRIFHPLPGSRVGAKGYLGARLQPNSPTDHPEDIRWQVFNGWSFAVGDVVLGTNPVSSDVASVSAVESALHDVLVTFGLEEVLPHCVLAHIDVQAQVEAQRPGTTGIWFQSLGGNEAANRTFDVTIEKMVAHAAARTGKWGLYFETGQGADATNGHHFGTDMLIHESRKYGFARALKRRVALAQSGAGRDAAPWVHVNDVAGFIGPEVFRTREQLVRCCLEDIVMGKLHGLTLGLDVCSTLHMDVTLDDLGWCQEQLAEAGPAYLMALPTRNDPMLSYLTTSFQDHVRLRERYGLKVDDRMWAFFQRLGVISADGRPTRHFGDPAHVYVHYRRAKGDTRTDAALRAEAEAKMAEVRARGVPLAVGHGDAPWTPEPALEREVRGLYDDGKVGLWSELSDAAVESIPGAARLQTRSLDRRDYILHPPSGESLGEASEAAVRALRDRHAGRYDAQVVVSDGLDPRSLMDEGHLAPFLARLRAELEATGWRVAPEVLVVKHGRVRAGYQVGHLLFGAEGEARPCALVHVIGERPGSGHHAFSAYLTAPDADTWAKPGAVDHDRTRLIAGISDTSVRPEDAAVESARILAETRTSAPSVVSGVA, from the coding sequence ATGAACGTCCGCGTCCCCGGCGTCCTCCCCCATGAAGATGTATTGGATTATGTGCAGCGCCTGCGCGGCGGCTTCGACGCGCGCCTGTATCAGCAGGTGCTGGGCGCGGCGAATGCGTTCAAGGAAGGCGACGAGGCCATCGGCGTCGCGGCGGCGGATGAGGACTCGCGGCGCAACGCGCGGACCCTGCTGTCGCGCACGCGGTTGGACGACCTGCACGCGCATCCTCCGTTCGAGGACCGGCTGTATGTCTTCAACCTGGAGGCCTGGGACGCGGCGCGCTGGAAGCGCGTGGCGGATTGGACGCTGGGAAAGCTCAAGAACTTCCTACTCACCGCGCCGGAGTCCCAGGTGCATGACGTCCTGGACGGACTGCCCAGTGACGTTATCGCGTGCGTCGTGAAGCTGATGAGCGACGCGGAGCTGAAGACAGTCGGTGGGCGCATCTTCCATCCACTGCCAGGCAGCCGCGTGGGCGCGAAGGGCTACCTGGGCGCGCGCTTGCAGCCCAACTCGCCCACGGATCATCCGGAGGACATCCGCTGGCAGGTCTTCAACGGGTGGTCCTTCGCGGTGGGCGACGTGGTGCTGGGGACCAACCCGGTGTCTTCGGACGTGGCGTCCGTGTCCGCGGTGGAGTCCGCGCTGCACGACGTGCTGGTGACGTTCGGGCTGGAGGAGGTGCTGCCCCACTGCGTGCTCGCGCACATCGACGTGCAGGCGCAGGTGGAGGCGCAGCGGCCGGGCACCACGGGCATCTGGTTCCAGAGCCTCGGTGGGAACGAAGCGGCCAACCGCACCTTCGACGTGACAATCGAGAAGATGGTGGCGCACGCGGCGGCGCGCACCGGCAAGTGGGGCCTGTACTTCGAGACGGGGCAGGGCGCGGACGCGACGAACGGGCACCACTTCGGCACGGACATGCTCATCCACGAGTCGCGCAAGTACGGCTTCGCGCGGGCCCTGAAGCGCCGCGTGGCCCTGGCGCAGTCGGGCGCGGGGCGGGACGCGGCGCCGTGGGTGCACGTCAACGACGTGGCGGGCTTCATTGGCCCGGAGGTCTTCCGCACGCGCGAGCAATTGGTGCGCTGCTGCCTGGAAGACATCGTGATGGGCAAGCTGCACGGCCTCACGCTGGGCCTGGACGTGTGCTCCACGCTGCACATGGACGTGACGCTGGATGACCTGGGCTGGTGCCAGGAGCAGCTCGCGGAGGCCGGGCCCGCGTACCTGATGGCGCTGCCCACGCGGAATGATCCGATGCTCAGCTACCTCACCACGTCCTTCCAGGACCACGTGCGGCTGCGCGAGCGGTACGGCCTGAAGGTGGACGACCGGATGTGGGCCTTCTTCCAGCGCCTGGGCGTCATCAGCGCGGACGGCCGGCCCACGAGGCACTTCGGAGACCCCGCCCACGTCTACGTGCACTACCGCCGGGCCAAGGGCGACACGCGGACGGATGCGGCGCTGCGGGCGGAGGCGGAAGCGAAGATGGCGGAGGTGCGCGCCCGGGGCGTGCCGCTGGCGGTGGGGCACGGCGATGCGCCCTGGACGCCGGAGCCCGCGCTGGAGCGGGAGGTGCGCGGCCTCTACGACGACGGCAAGGTGGGGCTCTGGTCGGAGCTGTCCGACGCGGCGGTGGAGTCCATCCCGGGCGCGGCGCGGCTCCAGACGCGCTCCCTGGACCGCCGCGATTACATCCTGCACCCGCCGTCCGGCGAGTCATTGGGCGAGGCCTCGGAGGCGGCGGTGCGCGCGCTGCGCGACCGGCACGCGGGCCGGTACGACGCGCAGGTGGTCGTGTCGGACGGACTGGACCCCCGGTCGCTGATGGACGAGGGCCACCTGGCGCCGTTCCTGGCGCGACTGCGCGCGGAGCTGGAGGCGACAGGCTGGAGGGTGGCGCCGGAGGTGCTGGTGGTGAAGCACGGCCGCGTGCGCGCGGGCTACCAGGTGGGCCACCTGCTGTTCGGCGCGGAAGGGGAAGCGCGTCCGTGTGCCCTGGTGCATGTGATTGGCGAGCGCCCCGGCTCCGGGCACCACGCCTTCTCCGCATACCTCACCGCGCCGGACGCGGACACCTGGGCGAAGCCGGGCGCGGTGGACCACGACCGCACCCGGCTCATCGCCGGCATCTCGGACACCAGCGTCCGGCCGGAGGACGCCGCCGTGGAATCGGCGCGCATCCTCGCGGAGACGCGGACCTCAGCCCCTTCCGTGGTTTCGGGAGTGGCTTAG